The stretch of DNA GTGAGTTTGGCCTTGATCAGTATTGCCGAAGCGGTCGGCACCGTCCTTGATTGAGAAGCAAGGACGCGCTTGCCATGGAGCCGGGCTTGGCCATGATGAGGCATGGGTAAACTCCAAGATAAAGTCGCAGTCGTCACCGGTGCCGGACGTGGCATCGGCAAAGCCATCGCTGAAAAATTCGCCACCGAGGGCGCCAAAGTGGCCGTCATCAGCCGCACCGAGGCCAATTCCCAGGCCGCCGCTGAGGCCATCAATGCCCAGTATCCCGGTGCCGCCAAAGGCTATGCCGTGGATGTGGCCAATGGTTCCGCTGTGGCAGAGCTGGGCAAGACCGTGCTGGCGGACTTTGACCACGTGGACATCCTCGTCAACAACGCCGGCGTGACGAAGGACGGTCTGCTCCTGCGCATGAGCGAGGATGATTGGGACTTCGTCGTGGATACCAATTTGAAGGGCGCCTTCAACATGGTGAAGGCCTTCCAGCGCAGCATCCTGAAACAGAAAGGCGCACGCATCATCAATGTGGCCTCCGTCATCGGCCTCATCGGCAACGCCGGCCAGGCCAACTACGCCGCCTCCAAGGCCGGCGTCATCGGCTTCACCAAATCCCTCGCCCGCGAATTCGCCGGCCGTGGCGTCACCGCCAATGTCATCGCCCCCGGCTTCATCGCCACCGACATGACCGGCGTCCTGGATGAGAAATTGAAAGCAGCGGTGCTGGAAAAAATCCCCCTCGCAGACTTCGGCCAGGCCGAGGACATCGCCTCCGCCGCCCTGTTCCTGGCCAGCCCCGAAGCACGCTACATCACCGGCCAGGTCCTGGCCGTAGACGGCGGCATGGTGATGTAAACTTGTTAGTCGGGTTCCATAACGGCTGTCCGGCCTCACCCTTGGAAGAAGCTGCCTCTATTGAAATAGGGTGGCATGCCATTTTGTGAGATCCCCATCAATCGGGAAATCCAGAACCAGCAAAACGGCGTTCGGAGTACCGCATTTATGCGGAATCTTTGAAGCTGCGCCCCCTCGGTTTTTGGAAAACTTTGGACATGCAAAAAAACTGCCTGCCAGCTCCAGCTTGCAACCCCCGGCAACGCAAGCCTTGGTAACCCATGACTTTGAAACATGGCAAAGGAGCCTTTGGGGCCCTGATCCTGATGGTGCTGACCGCCATCATCGTGCCATTCATCCTCTGGGGAGAGCACTTTGATGCCGTCCTAAGCCTCGAAGGCGCGCGGCAATGGATGGAGAATTACGGTCACTGGGCCTGGGCCGCCGGCATGGGCCTGCTCATGAGCGACATCATCCTGCCCATCCCCAGCACCGTAATCATGTCCGCCCTCGGCTGGATGTATGGATGGTGGCTCGGCGGTCTCATCGCCGCAGGCGGCTCCTTTTTATCCGGCCTGCTGGCCTATGGCCTGTGCCGCTGGCTTGGCCGGGGGGCTGCCCGGTGGATCGCAGGTGAAGAGGGCCTGCGGCGGGGTGAGCTGCTCTTCGCGCGAAAAGGCGGCTGGTTGGTGGCCCTTTCCCGCTGGGCCCCGGTGCTGCCGGAGGCCGTCGCCTGCCTGGCAGGCATGATGCGCATGCGTTGGAGCACCTTTGTCCTCGCACTCGCCTGTGGCTCCCTGCCCTTGGGATTCGCCTTTGCCGCCATCGGCCATTTAGGCCATGCCAGCCCCGGCTGGGCAATAGCACTCAGCGCCCTCCTGCCCCTCCTGTTCTGGGCCTGGGCAGGCAGAAAATGGGGAGGTAAAACCGGCCCGGTGACTTAAATCCTTGACCCGAATGCCGGGATCAATCTGGCTCTCCCTTCAGATCGGCAGGTGACCTTCCATTAACGGACGTTGTTGAGGTTGTACATCACATCCGTCTTCTTAACGGAGATCGCTTTCTTCACGACAAACGCACTGCCAGCCGGAATGATGGGATCAACCGCCAGGGAGCTTCCCATCATGTACCACTTGTTCTTATACCTGTAGTAGGTGGCACCGACCTTGCCAAACCCATTGTCAACCAACAGAAGATCATTGTGCCCCAGCGGAGAATGATTCAGACTGGGCGTGAAATTCTTGTTGGTGAAGCCCATCTTCGAAAGCTTATAGTCAGATGAGCGCGGCAGGGCGAAGCAGTTCATCGTGATCTCGGTGGGAGAGCTTGCAAAGGTGATTTGCAGGGTGGAGGTGAGTACGGTGCCAGCAATGATGGCATCCAGCGGGTAGCTGCCATCGTGGGTGCTTTGCAGATATAAAGAACGGGTGGGTGCCACCAGATCCTTTCCGGCAGGTGTGAGGGGATCCTTGCTGTTAACCCAGGCGGACAGGCTGCTGCTATAATAGTAGGATTCCCCGACTTGTTGCGGCTGTTCGTTGGCTGCAAAGGTGAGGGGGGCAATCACCAGCTTGGTTTTGATGCTGTCTGCTGACGTGGTCGGGATGAAAGAAACCGTCGCGGCCGAGGTGGGAAAAAGCGTTTCCAGATTCCAGTAGGGCCGTACTTCCACCGTGCGTATGCTGCCCTTGCGGCTGACCAGCCCGTCTGTGCGAAGGGCCAACGAAGACGGCGTATTCCCCGTGACCGTGAAATACAAGCCTGCCCAGTGACCCGCCGTGACCATGGCGTAATAGGTGTTTGCCCCCGGCTCGTATTGGTCCGTCAATAGCGGTGCGGTGTAGCTGTCCAGGGCCGGTTTGCCCGCCAGGTCTAGCGTGGTCGTGGAACCGGACGTGGCTGTGGAGGTGACCTTAAAAATTCCAACGCTGGGACGCTGAAACTGTGGAGCGACAATGACAGTGGTGTTGGCCGGAACATAAACATACTGGCTGCCGGTCGTGCCCTGTGCAGTGCGGAATTTTTGGGCGGACGCCGTGGTTAACAAGGCCAGGGCGGTCAAGAGGGTAAGGATGAACTGCTTCATGAAAAGAGACTTGCTTAAATTTGTGAACATTCAGTTAGACCGGGGCTAAGCGGGAAGGTTTTGGGATCACAGTCGGAGCTGGATTAGCCCTCCAGGTGAGACGGTAGTAAACTTTGAAACCCGTCACCGGCTGGGTGATGATCAGCGGGCCATTGTTGCCCGTGATGGGATCATTGACGTTGGTCCAGGTCTTTTGATCCCGGGAAGACTGCAACTGATATTGAGTCGTTTCGCGGGAGACCCAGGTGAGCAGCAGCTCGCTTTCCAACTGGTTGAACTCGTTGGTCCAGTTCAGCAGCTCCACTTTAAAATCCTGCGGAGGAATGGCCGCTTTGGCACGCCGGGGGCGCAGTTTGGTATTGAGCGCCCGTTGCAGTTTCTGCTTCATCTGCTGCCGTTTCTTCTCCAGGTCCGGCGTGGCCAGGGCTGGCAGTCCGCGCAGCCGCCGTTGAAATTCGGCCCACTGGGAGAGGTTCTGGTATTCCACCGGCTGCCCGGTGCTGCCGCCCAGTCCGTGATCCAGGTCAGTGTCCGTGCCACCGTCCGCCTTGTGGCGCATATCGTAAAACTCCGCCTGCGGCAGCTCATGCCCATCGGCATCAAAGTAATAAGCATA from Prosthecobacter sp. SYSU 5D2 encodes:
- the fabG gene encoding 3-oxoacyl-[acyl-carrier-protein] reductase translates to MGKLQDKVAVVTGAGRGIGKAIAEKFATEGAKVAVISRTEANSQAAAEAINAQYPGAAKGYAVDVANGSAVAELGKTVLADFDHVDILVNNAGVTKDGLLLRMSEDDWDFVVDTNLKGAFNMVKAFQRSILKQKGARIINVASVIGLIGNAGQANYAASKAGVIGFTKSLAREFAGRGVTANVIAPGFIATDMTGVLDEKLKAAVLEKIPLADFGQAEDIASAALFLASPEARYITGQVLAVDGGMVM
- a CDS encoding VTT domain-containing protein — translated: MTLKHGKGAFGALILMVLTAIIVPFILWGEHFDAVLSLEGARQWMENYGHWAWAAGMGLLMSDIILPIPSTVIMSALGWMYGWWLGGLIAAGGSFLSGLLAYGLCRWLGRGAARWIAGEEGLRRGELLFARKGGWLVALSRWAPVLPEAVACLAGMMRMRWSTFVLALACGSLPLGFAFAAIGHLGHASPGWAIALSALLPLLFWAWAGRKWGGKTGPVT
- a CDS encoding TIGR02597 family protein; the protein is MKQFILTLLTALALLTTASAQKFRTAQGTTGSQYVYVPANTTVIVAPQFQRPSVGIFKVTSTATSGSTTTLDLAGKPALDSYTAPLLTDQYEPGANTYYAMVTAGHWAGLYFTVTGNTPSSLALRTDGLVSRKGSIRTVEVRPYWNLETLFPTSAATVSFIPTTSADSIKTKLVIAPLTFAANEQPQQVGESYYYSSSLSAWVNSKDPLTPAGKDLVAPTRSLYLQSTHDGSYPLDAIIAGTVLTSTLQITFASSPTEITMNCFALPRSSDYKLSKMGFTNKNFTPSLNHSPLGHNDLLLVDNGFGKVGATYYRYKNKWYMMGSSLAVDPIIPAGSAFVVKKAISVKKTDVMYNLNNVR